A stretch of DNA from Mercenaria mercenaria strain notata unplaced genomic scaffold, MADL_Memer_1 contig_2988, whole genome shotgun sequence:
aatgatatgcGTTCTTGTTTGAATGTTTAAGTTACAGCGGCACTTGCCTCCTCGTTTGAAAATGAAGCCTTTGGTGAAAATAGCAACGAACTTTTTACACATCCTGTACTTAAGCTTCAAAAGTCATTGATTTTGACTTACACTTTTTTGACATGGCTGGTGATATATTCGGGATTACGCCACTTATTGTTGACTAACGGTCAGAGAGAGcctaaagacgcaccacaaaataactgtattcttttggaCTTCCATTATGGTAATAATAcataatttgcatgaaaaatatgagatataaaagaatttagtttcaaattgacagtgacatatataataggccaagacaatgtgtttacattttgtagaattaatgtagcaataagtacataaatcagtgtatttaattaaatttcaatcacattttgtttttacagtgtaagatagttattcatctatattcttaacactatgctgaaaagagattgactgaataagttggcagagataaagttgtgaaaacacatttattcaggaagagCCTAAATTGACCACCTGAAAaattgtagtatagctgtatgtAAACTTTTAGTATAAGAATGATTATCATGAAGAATTTATGGATagaaaaagtagatcactaggacgtggtgggtctttaaataaACTGAACTAGACGAAAGGAAATAAATGTTCAGTATAAAACTTACTCCTAGGGTTTTGAATTTGCATACTATGTACCGAACTGAGCACATAGCGAGTATTTTTTCTTCCTTCTattaacatattttcattcaGCGTGACTGCGGATAGAAATTGTTTAAATCacgttgtttatttcttttatttttcattacagaTATGGATTTAATGAAGCGGAAACTATTTCTTGCGCTGGTTGGAGCGTATGGGGTTATTTTCATATTGCTGCACAATTTGGTAGAATTCGGGTCGACACGTGAAGTCATCGTATTGGCGGCAAATTTTCACAATAGTTCCCTTTCATTTTTAACATCATTAAATTTAAACCTCAGCGTTCTTGCAAAGGATAATCATGGACTCCAACATGCAATAACCGAAGACAAATTTAAAGATAGTTTAAATAAATTGTTGAGAAATCTGCATATAAACGTAACAAACGAGGTTTTACgttacaaaaatatgcataataaaaGTAACATACATAAAAATTACCAACAGACACAGAAAACCTCCAAACCTGAATCCTCTGAAAAACAAGCTGTTCGTGTTGATACAGATTACGGTAAAGATTTAGTAAGAGAAGAAGGGTTTACTGTAGATTCAAGCTGTATAAGGCGTGTAACTGGAGTGGAAGATATTCTGTGCATGGTGAGCATATCATAttagtaaattaaaaaaacattagTGGAAACCGAATGACAATCGGTGTTTTCCGTTCGTTTAAGTTTTTTCCGTaggtgatttcggcattcttcggttgtTATGGAAAAGCAATGTTATTGCCGACGTTTGCCGAAGAATACCGAAATAGCATACGATGATACTCATTCGCACGAAAATTGCCGATCGTCATTAAGGTTTAgtctaaaaaaatttttgctttgtaactttgataCGTATTTCTGGTTTTAATCCCACATTTTAATTGTTTGACGACGTCTGATCAAAGAACAGAATTTTATACAACCGCACGCTATTCTTGCATGAATGTATTAGATCTGCTATATGCTTAGCGCAAATATCCAGAAAACGTTTACATGCAGGATACTATATTTTTATTGACCAGTTACGAAACACATTTACGAGtcgaaaatgaaatgaaatcttTTAATTCCTGCTTATAAAATGGATTCACCTGCATtccaattattaaaatttttaaatataacacGACAATTTTTTTCCAGAATCGACCACAGTTTTTACCGGGTTTCCGGAATCCTTGCTGGTACCAGCGAGGTTCTTTGAGATGTCTACCATATTTCCATATCATTGGCGTGTGTAAAACGGGAACCACTGATTTATTCGAACGGCTTTCTCATCATCCTCAGATACTGAAAAACAATGGCATTTTTGGCAAAGAGACCCAGTACTGGACATGGCGGCGGTACGGCCATAGTAAGGCGATTCTATACGATTTTTAGCAAACATTTTGTAATAGGACTCATATATATCGCTTGTCAAGGGTTTGTTCTTTTGGCTGATATATAGTTTGACGCAGCTTATGCTATGataaagttaaaaatttaaaaaagtaaatctaAAATCTATTTCTAATTTCGTTTAATAAATACATTCGcaaaagtaaaataaatcaatGTCATGCATAAAACATTCATTGAACGGTTTGCTGGTTAATAGACAAAACTATATGTCCGAAGTGTGAAGGTATTGATTGGCAAGCAATTCAGTGATGtcattaaaatatgtattttcgtAGGTGTTTTTTCAAGCCAGCAAACATTTGTTGAAAATAGACATGTCGTGGGAACAAAGCAGGTAGGTTTTATCTGCCTTGCTCTTGCTTTACGTCCTCGATATATGAAGATTGAAAactaatataaaattatataaaaagatgATACTAGATTGtgaattaaatgtttttaaagaaatttgaaagaACTTACCATTTGTTAAGTAAAAATTTTGTGATTGATCGAAATATTACTGTTTAAATTGTGTTACGTCAaagggtaacaatttcttgttacagtaaCTAAAAGTAACAGACAAATAAACCAGCatctattaacaataacaaaattttattcatgaaagtaacaattaaaatacctttaaaaatgtcaaatagccGTAAAATCCAATCTAATATGTAAAAATAGCCAaatcctgtccaggtcaaattCAAATCCAATCAGTATAAAATCCACAATATTTCACACcagttcaaaattgaatttagtaTACCAAAGAAAAtaattcctctcttcaaagataaccttttttaaatcaacaaattttaatgtaaatccttcaaatgtCAAATATCCAAACTTGTAATGTTTGGTtaataagaaatacaggaaagtttccAGTAAGACCTATAACTCTAAGTTCTGGCCTGGTGTCAGACAGCACCCTATTTAAtatatcatggaaggttccagaactttcatgtaaaactaaaaataaaaagaacaagatcctggaaaaacaaagaacaatccAGACTTTAAAAATAACTATTACACACTGTATCAGTATTGTGTAGAATGTTCTGGGACACAATAGAATATAAAAACTTGtttacatgatgtctcaaaactaggtccATAAACAATGACTCAccaataaagtaaaacatatttaagGGGAATGACATATACAAAACAATGGATTCATACA
This window harbors:
- the LOC128552644 gene encoding carbohydrate sulfotransferase 15-like — its product is MDLMKRKLFLALVGAYGVIFILLHNLVEFGSTREVIVLAANFHNSSLSFLTSLNLNLSVLAKDNHGLQHAITEDKFKDSLNKLLRNLHINVTNEVLRYKNMHNKSNIHKNYQQTQKTSKPESSEKQAVRVDTDYGKDLVREEGFTVDSSCIRRVTGVEDILCMNRPQFLPGFRNPCWYQRGSLRCLPYFHIIGVCKTGTTDLFERLSHHPQILKNNGIFGKETQYWTWRRYGHRHFYMEITDRKTLDNFIDQFDAGAIERYTKRMPNGSLYHPVVTGHGDPMDFWDQSSWKQIPQNDPTTGTPEVTTPTLIKHVNPNAKLILIFRDPIERLFSSYLHGGFGTTAAEFHKDVLMSQSLLTSCARDRSMKACL